A single genomic interval of Lactococcus sp. S-13 harbors:
- a CDS encoding DUF722 domain-containing protein, which produces MADRLDMLLSDYMTGMLQVKINSRERWITREKHEERIGSGGSSSNTAPQERNYLIKEADKELGRLNDQKQTLDELMEVIHGTKVKEIIIARFKYRLSWSKVGQRIFLDEDAARKQYASFKKTLRDGLWRSTLG; this is translated from the coding sequence TTGGCGGATAGATTAGATATGTTATTAAGTGATTACATGACAGGTATGCTTCAAGTTAAAATCAATTCGAGAGAACGCTGGATCACTCGTGAAAAACATGAGGAAAGAATCGGAAGCGGTGGGAGTAGTTCAAACACCGCACCACAAGAGCGCAACTATTTGATTAAGGAGGCTGATAAGGAACTTGGCAGACTTAATGATCAGAAGCAAACACTCGATGAGTTGATGGAAGTGATACACGGAACAAAAGTAAAAGAAATTATAATCGCTCGTTTTAAATATCGTTTGTCGTGGTCAAAAGTTGGACAAAGGATATTCTTAGATGAAGATGCTGCAAGAAAACAATATGCATCATTTAAAAAAACACTGAGAGATGGATTATGGAGAAGTACTTTGGGCTGA
- a CDS encoding DUF1660 family phage protein: MKLMCKLFGHDLRFNCLYNIHPYCRRCGLQVRWLDIWLDKHMD; the protein is encoded by the coding sequence ATGAAACTAATGTGTAAGCTGTTCGGGCATGATTTAAGATTCAATTGTCTGTATAATATTCACCCATATTGCAGGAGATGTGGGCTGCAAGTAAGATGGCTTGATATTTGGCTTGATAAACACATGGATTGA
- a CDS encoding helix-turn-helix domain-containing protein yields the protein MATTSNRIKELRKKRGITLVELAEKIGIKKSTISSYETRGINPNAEKAQILADFFDVDVKYLLGYTDMPVRYEGAQDFDLDWIIKTYIQANESEKEFIKSAIKLVGDRLNLEGLNETILGN from the coding sequence ATGGCAACAACTTCGAATAGAATTAAAGAACTACGGAAAAAAAGGGGGATAACCCTTGTAGAACTTGCAGAAAAAATAGGAATAAAAAAATCTACCATATCAAGCTATGAAACAAGAGGAATTAATCCTAATGCAGAAAAAGCTCAAATTCTTGCAGATTTTTTCGATGTAGATGTAAAATATCTACTTGGCTATACTGATATGCCAGTTCGATACGAGGGCGCTCAAGATTTTGACTTAGATTGGATTATTAAAACTTATATTCAAGCAAATGAATCAGAGAAAGAATTTATAAAAAGTGCTATTAAATTAGTTGGCGATAGACTTAACTTGGAGGGATTGAATGAAACAATATTGGGTAATTGA
- a CDS encoding DUF3850 domain-containing protein produces the protein MKTHELKLDIKYFDDVESGKKNFEIRKNDRDFQVGDILELKKISWLEKLLVPIRFAISIMTNKRQTYLDKDDSPCVKSKADTIKVKINYVLSADEINEGIDFMSGDDTAHTVINGQVLILSEIEEVLKDYFHTDHLPDGYMVLGIEVIK, from the coding sequence ATGAAAACACACGAATTAAAATTAGACATCAAGTATTTTGATGATGTCGAATCAGGTAAGAAGAACTTTGAAATTCGTAAAAATGACCGTGATTTTCAAGTTGGAGATATTTTAGAACTGAAAAAAATTAGTTGGTTAGAAAAATTATTGGTTCCAATTCGTTTTGCAATATCTATCATGACTAACAAACGTCAGACATATCTTGATAAGGATGATAGCCCTTGCGTTAAAAGCAAAGCTGACACAATCAAAGTGAAAATCAATTATGTTTTATCTGCTGATGAAATCAACGAAGGAATTGATTTTATGAGCGGGGATGATACAGCCCACACAGTAATTAACGGTCAAGTGCTTATCTTGTCTGAAATTGAGGAAGTTCTGAAGGACTACTTCCATACAGACCACTTACCTGACGGTTACATGGTTCTTGGAATCGAGGTGATTAAATGA
- a CDS encoding DUF1642 domain-containing protein — MTKMFEEVYAPATEPVTIANNANQALRQNHREWREAFHAVKAQNKELRDEIKEFERENQRLVAENLSIKTLLEEDKKQSKVEHMDYCKPQALPVVPECVGKWIECVKGKSKNALALLDDEDMPDDVNEWLFFQRNDDNINLILRAWLYGYTVEKPKTPVSPCPVCGYKDVSSNFCSICGHKNEYVEDGE, encoded by the coding sequence ATGACTAAGATGTTTGAAGAAGTTTATGCACCAGCAACAGAACCTGTGACTATTGCAAATAATGCAAATCAGGCTTTGCGCCAAAACCATCGTGAATGGCGAGAAGCTTTTCATGCGGTAAAAGCGCAAAATAAAGAACTCAGAGATGAAATTAAAGAGTTTGAACGAGAAAATCAACGATTGGTAGCTGAAAATTTGAGCATTAAAACATTGTTAGAAGAAGATAAAAAGCAATCTAAAGTTGAGCATATGGATTATTGTAAACCGCAAGCCCTTCCAGTCGTGCCTGAGTGTGTGGGGAAATGGATTGAATGTGTAAAAGGAAAAAGTAAAAATGCGTTAGCTTTACTAGATGATGAGGATATGCCAGACGATGTGAATGAGTGGCTTTTCTTTCAAAGAAATGATGATAATATCAACTTGATTCTTCGTGCATGGCTTTACGGCTACACAGTCGAAAAACCGAAAACACCAGTCAGCCCTTGTCCTGTATGTGGCTACAAGGATGTCAGTTCTAACTTTTGCTCAATTTGCGGGCATAAAAATGAGTATGTGGAGGACGGAGAGTGA
- a CDS encoding DUF1031 family protein: MAAFDTLTLLALYENVKQGYLSGRRNSVWIDVPGDTKGVRNSKQQQVQIYRDICSLYNQGRPMSYPHLFKLLERKLKETIIVLD; encoded by the coding sequence ATGGCAGCATTTGACACGCTAACGCTTCTGGCGCTTTATGAGAATGTAAAGCAGGGTTATTTATCAGGTCGGAGAAACTCTGTCTGGATTGACGTTCCAGGCGATACAAAAGGCGTTAGGAACTCGAAGCAGCAGCAGGTACAAATTTACCGAGATATTTGTTCGCTTTACAATCAGGGCAGGCCCATGAGTTACCCACATCTTTTTAAATTACTGGAGCGGAAATTGAAAGAAACGATTATCGTTTTGGATTGA
- a CDS encoding DUF1125 domain-containing protein, with product MTVEDLLKTIKAPAKITFLDQEGNELIIFEYGNNRSVFNAAFLWRKVTTLTAKDNNEFEAILEDVKNETEN from the coding sequence ATGACAGTAGAAGATTTATTAAAAACGATAAAAGCCCCAGCTAAAATTACTTTTTTAGATCAAGAAGGGAATGAGCTTATTATTTTTGAATATGGAAATAACAGGAGTGTTTTTAATGCCGCTTTCTTATGGAGAAAAGTAACTACACTTACTGCTAAAGATAATAATGAATTTGAAGCTATTTTAGAGGATGTAAAAAATGAAACTGAAAACTGA
- a CDS encoding RusA family crossover junction endodeoxyribonuclease — MKFEIAMNPMASPRPRFSSRGGFTKAYMPKEYMAWKAQLLFKWKLLKLKQEVSGRPLFVKLGFYLEPPIALVKVKKNQAALEAERIPVVKKPDIDNLQKSVLDALNKHAWPDDNQISDIYAKKRYSLRPRIEIEVEEVEWL, encoded by the coding sequence GTGAAATTTGAAATAGCAATGAATCCGATGGCAAGCCCAAGGCCTAGATTTAGTAGTAGAGGCGGATTTACAAAAGCTTATATGCCCAAGGAATACATGGCTTGGAAAGCTCAGCTCTTATTCAAGTGGAAATTACTGAAATTGAAACAGGAAGTTTCAGGAAGGCCACTATTTGTTAAATTGGGATTTTATCTTGAGCCACCGATAGCGCTAGTAAAAGTAAAAAAGAATCAAGCAGCGCTTGAAGCAGAAAGAATTCCAGTAGTTAAAAAGCCGGACATTGATAATTTGCAGAAATCTGTACTTGATGCGCTAAACAAGCACGCATGGCCAGACGACAACCAAATCAGTGATATTTACGCAAAGAAGCGTTACAGCTTGCGACCACGGATTGAAATTGAAGTTGAAGAAGTAGAGTGGCTTTAA
- a CDS encoding helix-turn-helix domain-containing protein → MEQSTKFFNQIPVPIVEADDLNDFEKLLFSEIYTMSNSYGSIFPSNGYLAKRYGKTKVTISNTLSKLQDKGYINLEYQYSGREIEKRFIYPCLNKLNGGIKENFNTPKRNLYEGIKENFKDNISSNKSINISNNNISDKSDKEFDLETRFNNLWKTYPNKKGKPKALLAYKRAVKSGTTDEEIKTGLENYLEEIRVKNTQQNYIKHGSTWFNGKGWEDDYDLTPIQGFKNNKVVKGAPEWSEPKTLKDRKYMTDEEVEALLNGLENT, encoded by the coding sequence GTGGAGCAAAGCACAAAATTCTTCAATCAAATCCCAGTTCCAATTGTGGAAGCTGATGATTTAAATGATTTTGAAAAACTTCTTTTTAGTGAAATATATACTATGTCAAATTCTTACGGAAGTATTTTTCCATCAAATGGATATCTTGCCAAAAGGTACGGAAAAACAAAAGTTACAATTTCAAATACCCTGAGTAAGCTGCAGGATAAAGGATATATAAACCTCGAATATCAATATTCTGGTAGAGAAATCGAAAAAAGATTTATCTACCCCTGTTTAAATAAACTTAATGGGGGTATTAAAGAAAATTTTAATACCCCTAAAAGAAATCTTTATGAGGGTATTAAAGAAAACTTTAAAGATAATATATCATCTAATAAATCAATTAATATATCAAATAATAATATATCGGACAAGTCCGATAAAGAGTTTGATTTAGAAACTAGATTTAACAATCTTTGGAAAACATATCCTAACAAAAAAGGAAAACCGAAAGCTCTATTAGCTTATAAAAGAGCTGTAAAATCTGGAACGACAGACGAAGAGATTAAAACGGGTCTTGAAAACTATTTGGAAGAAATAAGAGTTAAAAATACCCAACAAAACTATATAAAACATGGTAGCACATGGTTTAACGGTAAGGGTTGGGAAGATGACTATGATTTAACGCCTATTCAAGGATTTAAAAATAACAAAGTCGTCAAAGGAGCACCAGAATGGTCAGAACCAAAAACGCTCAAAGACCGAAAATACATGACAGATGAGGAAGTGGAGGCACTACTTAATGGCTTGGAAAATACCTGA
- a CDS encoding single-stranded DNA-binding protein (phage single-stranded DNA-binding protein), producing the protein MSIITTVVQVNDKNTRTVNTQKGEKQVISTPIIKDSTGKWVYASAFINFKVEPGDILTISGRIEQKEDGQYLNNNFAFPTVERLYKPKGAASNSYPAKDIPNIGEDMEINDEDLPF; encoded by the coding sequence ATGAGTATTATAACCACAGTTGTTCAAGTTAATGATAAAAATACTAGAACAGTCAATACACAAAAAGGTGAAAAGCAAGTAATTAGCACCCCTATTATTAAAGATTCAACTGGGAAATGGGTCTATGCATCGGCATTTATCAACTTCAAAGTTGAGCCAGGAGATATTCTAACAATAAGTGGGCGAATTGAGCAAAAAGAAGATGGTCAGTATTTGAATAATAATTTTGCATTTCCTACCGTTGAACGTTTGTATAAACCAAAAGGGGCTGCTTCAAATTCATATCCAGCCAAAGATATTCCAAACATTGGAGAAGATATGGAAATCAATGACGAAGACCTACCATTTTAA
- a CDS encoding PD-(D/E)XK nuclease-like domain-containing protein produces MKKRLSFSSLKAFSDCEAEAVAVMAEEWDRQATFSPSTIEAMNAGSYVHKYFESNKALEEFKSEHESDMFTKKGSLKSQFQIAEKMVQTLDKDPLFKTIYQGVKELEIFGKIQGIEFHGFLDCLNLERNIFIDIKTIRGSIRDKEWSETEYRRVSWIKARKYLWQMAIYQEILRQSDDEKIGKNISPVIYAVTKETFPDSAGITIPQDWLDDSLDEVCEFTDKYIEVLNGRVPVRCEQCNYCKATKRNIQTISYSDLI; encoded by the coding sequence ATGAAAAAAAGATTAAGTTTTTCAAGTTTAAAAGCATTCTCTGATTGTGAAGCCGAAGCTGTTGCGGTTATGGCTGAAGAGTGGGATAGACAAGCCACTTTCTCTCCATCAACAATTGAAGCTATGAATGCAGGAAGCTATGTTCATAAATATTTTGAAAGCAATAAGGCTTTAGAGGAGTTTAAATCAGAGCATGAATCAGACATGTTCACTAAAAAAGGAAGTTTGAAGTCTCAATTTCAAATTGCTGAGAAAATGGTTCAAACGCTTGATAAGGATCCATTATTTAAAACAATCTACCAAGGAGTTAAAGAACTTGAAATCTTCGGAAAAATTCAAGGAATTGAATTTCACGGCTTCCTAGATTGTTTGAATCTCGAGCGAAATATATTTATTGATATCAAAACAATCAGAGGTTCTATCAGAGATAAGGAATGGTCAGAAACTGAATACCGAAGAGTGAGCTGGATTAAAGCAAGAAAATATCTGTGGCAAATGGCTATCTATCAAGAAATACTAAGGCAGTCTGACGATGAAAAAATCGGAAAAAATATTAGTCCAGTTATTTACGCGGTAACTAAAGAAACTTTTCCAGATAGTGCTGGAATTACTATTCCGCAAGATTGGTTGGATGATTCGCTTGATGAGGTTTGCGAATTTACTGATAAATATATTGAAGTATTGAATGGAAGAGTTCCAGTAAGATGTGAACAATGTAACTATTGCAAAGCAACAAAACGAAATATTCAAACGATTTCGTATTCAGATTTAATTTAA
- a CDS encoding recombinase RecT, translating into MSNQITKTQQTLKSPEVKAKFEEVLGKKADGFVASLLSVVGNSNLKTVEANSVMTAAMKAATLDLPIEPSLGFAYVIPYGREAQFQIGYKGFIQLALRSGQLTGLNCGIVYESQFVSYDPLFEELELDFTQQASGDAVGYFASMKLANGFKKVTYWSKEQVLAHKKKFVKSANGPWRDHFDAMAQKTVLKAMLTKYAPASIESKMIQTAITEDDSERFENAKDVTPDEPVISIDEPVTSEVSQNESSAESQEQFPEDEVEELFPIGKS; encoded by the coding sequence ATGTCAAATCAAATCACTAAAACGCAACAAACGCTGAAAAGCCCAGAGGTTAAAGCGAAGTTCGAAGAAGTTCTAGGAAAAAAAGCAGATGGATTCGTCGCAAGTTTACTGTCAGTAGTTGGTAATTCCAATTTAAAAACAGTAGAAGCAAATAGCGTTATGACTGCAGCAATGAAAGCAGCTACTCTTGATTTACCAATTGAACCAAGCCTTGGATTTGCTTATGTAATTCCTTATGGGAGAGAAGCGCAATTTCAAATTGGATATAAAGGGTTTATTCAATTAGCTTTACGAAGTGGCCAATTGACTGGACTTAATTGCGGAATTGTATATGAAAGTCAATTTGTAAGCTATGATCCACTTTTTGAAGAGTTAGAACTTGATTTTACTCAGCAAGCAAGTGGAGATGCAGTTGGATATTTTGCAAGCATGAAATTAGCTAACGGATTTAAAAAAGTTACTTATTGGTCAAAAGAGCAAGTTTTGGCTCATAAGAAAAAGTTCGTCAAATCAGCTAATGGTCCATGGCGTGACCACTTTGATGCAATGGCTCAAAAAACAGTTTTAAAAGCCATGCTTACTAAATACGCTCCAGCATCTATTGAATCAAAAATGATTCAAACGGCAATCACAGAAGATGATAGTGAACGTTTTGAAAACGCTAAAGATGTTACACCAGATGAGCCAGTTATTTCAATTGATGAACCAGTGACTTCTGAAGTTTCACAGAATGAATCTTCTGCAGAAAGCCAGGAACAATTTCCAGAAGATGAAGTGGAAGAATTGTTCCCAATTGGTAAAAGTTGA
- a CDS encoding helix-turn-helix domain-containing protein yields MLWSKIKNKLDEKNMTEYQLGKITGLGPQQIHQLKKRNSENPRWLTMIKIADALDISLDEFREKGK; encoded by the coding sequence ATGTTGTGGTCTAAGATAAAAAATAAACTTGATGAAAAAAACATGACTGAGTATCAACTTGGAAAAATAACAGGGCTCGGTCCACAACAAATTCATCAACTTAAAAAAAGAAACTCTGAAAATCCACGCTGGTTAACGATGATAAAAATAGCCGATGCGCTAGACATCAGCTTAGATGAATTTAGAGAGAAAGGAAAATAA
- a CDS encoding DUF2188 domain-containing protein, which yields MPGKNQHVVPDSNGGWNVKGAGNSKATANFRTQAEAINKAIQISQNQNSEMFIHGRNGRIRERNSYGNDPFPPKG from the coding sequence ATGCCAGGTAAAAATCAACATGTTGTCCCAGATAGTAACGGTGGTTGGAATGTTAAAGGAGCGGGAAACTCTAAAGCTACTGCAAACTTCAGAACTCAAGCCGAAGCTATTAACAAAGCAATTCAGATTTCTCAAAATCAAAACTCTGAAATGTTTATCCACGGCCGTAACGGACGAATCCGTGAACGTAACAGCTATGGCAATGATCCATTTCCGCCTAAAGGCTAA
- a CDS encoding ORF6C domain-containing protein, whose amino-acid sequence MNQLITITQNENNDQVVSGRELHGFLEVKTPYHIWFERMAEYGFTENVDFIGFEQKSSKLGGRPSVDHALKIDMAKEISMIQRNEKGKQARQYFIEVEKEHKQQLLPQTPEQQIILLAQGNVNLNKKVEQIQDEVTDLKERFGLPSNKAKVLNKKIGHKVYMFTGGKDSNAHKKMGGKVFKEFYKDLNNRFDVVKYSDIPLSRYDEALEYLDMWQPSFNTTLEIRALNSQTSFDLD is encoded by the coding sequence ATGAATCAATTAATTACAATCACACAAAATGAAAATAATGACCAAGTAGTAAGCGGTCGTGAACTACATGGATTTTTAGAAGTCAAAACTCCTTATCATATTTGGTTTGAAAGAATGGCAGAATATGGATTTACTGAAAACGTTGATTTTATAGGTTTTGAACAAAAAAGTTCAAAACTAGGCGGTCGTCCAAGTGTTGACCATGCGTTAAAAATTGACATGGCAAAAGAAATTTCCATGATTCAACGTAATGAAAAAGGGAAACAAGCACGTCAATATTTTATTGAAGTCGAGAAAGAGCATAAACAACAGCTTTTACCTCAAACTCCAGAACAACAAATAATTTTGTTAGCCCAAGGTAACGTGAACTTGAATAAAAAAGTTGAACAAATTCAAGATGAGGTAACCGATTTAAAAGAACGCTTCGGGCTTCCATCAAATAAAGCTAAAGTCCTGAATAAAAAAATTGGTCATAAAGTCTATATGTTCACTGGAGGCAAAGATTCAAACGCTCATAAGAAAATGGGCGGGAAAGTTTTCAAAGAATTCTACAAAGATTTGAACAACCGTTTCGACGTCGTGAAATATAGCGATATCCCGCTCAGTCGCTACGACGAGGCGCTTGAATATCTTGATATGTGGCAACCGAGCTTTAATACTACGCTTGAAATTCGAGCTTTGAATTCGCAAACTAGTTTTGATTTGGATTAG
- a CDS encoding XRE family transcriptional regulator, whose product MTVYDRIKELAEKRKMTVSEVEIALGMGTNSLYAWKKKIPNGANLEKAADYFGVSVDYLLGRDETNPVDRAIDLAEIANKPKDFDWDSVLSLGGKPIPEEDKELIRRLFAHKLSD is encoded by the coding sequence ATGACGGTTTATGACCGCATAAAAGAACTTGCTGAAAAACGTAAAATGACCGTTTCAGAAGTGGAAATAGCATTAGGAATGGGTACCAATTCTCTATATGCATGGAAGAAAAAAATACCAAATGGTGCAAATTTGGAAAAAGCTGCTGATTATTTTGGGGTTTCTGTTGACTATCTCCTTGGTCGTGACGAGACTAATCCTGTAGATAGAGCTATTGATTTGGCTGAAATTGCTAATAAACCAAAAGATTTTGATTGGGATAGCGTTCTATCATTAGGAGGGAAACCAATCCCTGAAGAAGATAAAGAATTGATCCGTAGGTTATTTGCTCATAAATTATCAGATTAA
- a CDS encoding DUF898 family protein gives MNNEYGPATKWGRQSFFDGGLLSFIGWNILGAIITAVTFGICYPWALCMVYGWKINHTVVDGHRMRFSGSAIGLFGNWIKWLLLSIITLGIYGFWLSIKLEDWKVKNTTFIN, from the coding sequence ATGAATAATGAATATGGTCCTGCAACTAAATGGGGGCGTCAATCATTCTTCGACGGAGGTTTATTGAGTTTTATCGGATGGAATATTTTAGGTGCAATTATCACTGCAGTAACTTTCGGTATCTGTTATCCTTGGGCGTTATGTATGGTTTATGGTTGGAAAATCAATCACACGGTTGTTGATGGTCATCGCATGAGATTCAGCGGTTCTGCAATTGGTCTCTTCGGGAACTGGATAAAATGGTTGCTTCTTTCAATTATTACCTTAGGAATTTATGGCTTTTGGTTATCAATCAAACTCGAGGATTGGAAAGTAAAGAACACGACATTCATTAACTAA
- a CDS encoding tyrosine-type recombinase/integrase: protein MWVEKLKNGKFKYCERYADPYTEKTKKVSVTLEKDTAQAKKQALELLNEKINNLTNTDNVTIKITLYELYEEWFARYKTTVKPWSSIATKKVMKKVFSSIPKETLVKNLDRNIFLNFLDEIYTFGNLSYSYSTQIKNTLNNMLNYAVERKYISKNPVSIIKIRRKKDEEENYKKKMDSKFLEKDEIIKIINFLNQKQTTQLHARIIEFLWLTGLRYGELQALQWRDFDGASIDVNGTLGVYDQTTKSITKTSTKTIASNRVVDLPQRAIDILEETKIYNKALHGHVLSNDYIFLSRRGIPLSISAFNRKLKILQKNCNIDKTLSSHIFRHSHVSLLAELNLPLKSIMERVGHSNANTTLKIYNHVTKKTRAEVIDALNNIK, encoded by the coding sequence ATGTGGGTAGAAAAATTAAAAAATGGTAAGTTTAAATACTGCGAACGCTACGCTGACCCATACACAGAAAAAACCAAGAAAGTTTCAGTTACTCTTGAAAAAGATACTGCACAAGCTAAAAAACAAGCCTTGGAGTTGCTCAATGAGAAAATCAATAATCTTACCAATACGGATAATGTAACTATCAAAATAACCCTTTATGAGCTTTATGAAGAATGGTTCGCAAGATATAAAACAACTGTCAAGCCCTGGAGTTCCATAGCCACTAAAAAAGTTATGAAGAAAGTATTTTCATCAATTCCAAAAGAAACTTTAGTGAAAAATTTAGATAGAAATATATTTTTAAATTTCTTAGATGAGATTTATACTTTTGGTAATCTATCTTATTCCTATTCAACTCAAATAAAAAATACTTTAAATAATATGCTGAACTATGCTGTAGAACGAAAATATATTTCCAAAAATCCTGTTAGTATTATAAAAATACGAAGAAAAAAGGATGAGGAAGAAAATTACAAGAAAAAAATGGATAGCAAGTTTTTAGAGAAGGATGAGATCATTAAAATTATTAACTTTCTTAATCAAAAACAAACAACTCAGCTTCACGCAAGAATCATCGAATTCTTATGGCTTACTGGTTTAAGATATGGTGAACTACAAGCTCTACAATGGAGAGATTTTGATGGAGCGAGCATTGATGTCAATGGTACACTTGGAGTATATGATCAGACAACAAAAAGTATTACAAAAACTAGTACCAAAACAATTGCAAGTAATCGAGTAGTTGATTTACCTCAAAGAGCTATTGATATACTCGAAGAGACTAAAATATATAATAAAGCGTTACACGGTCATGTTCTTTCAAATGATTATATCTTTCTTTCTCGAAGAGGTATTCCGCTTAGTATATCAGCATTTAATAGAAAGCTAAAAATACTACAAAAAAATTGCAATATTGATAAAACTCTATCCAGTCATATTTTTAGACATTCTCACGTCTCTTTATTAGCTGAACTCAATCTACCTTTGAAATCAATAATGGAACGTGTGGGGCATTCAAATGCTAACACAACATTAAAGATATACAATCACGTAACCAAGAAAACAAGAGCTGAAGTTATTGATGCTTTGAATAATATAAAATAA